GCGGTAGAAAATTACGGTGTTATGAAAGGGCTGTGGCTTTTTCTTAAGCGTATCCTGAAGTGCCATCCGTTTCATCCGGGTGGATTTGACCCTGTAAGATAATGACAAGCCTGACAAATTACCGCATAACGAAAGGCCGGAAACAATAATATAATGGAAAAACGCACCCTGATAGCTGTTGTCCTGTCCGCATTTTTTTTGTTAGCCTGGTATGCACTATTCCCGCCTAAGCCTCCTGTAACTGTGCCGGTTGAGCAGGTTCAGACACAGGCAGAGACAAAGATAGATGAGAATAAGGCAGAGACGCCTTCTCCGGTTCCTCTTCCAACTGATATTGTTGCTGAGACCGCTTCTACGGGGAGTGATGTCATTGTTGAAACAGACCTTTATAAAGCTGTTCTTTCAACCAAAGGCGCTGTTATCAAATATTGGGAGCTCAAGAAGTACAACGATGATAAAGACATGCCCGTGGTTCTTTTGAAAAAGCCGGGCGCTATATCACCCCTCAGCATCCTTTTTGAGAGTTCAAACCGCGACCTTCCCCAAGGCCTGATCTACAGCTCAACCGGTGACAGACTCGTGCTTTCCGAAGGAGGCATAAAAGATGGTGAGATAACCTTCAGATATGAAAACCAGGGCGTATCCATAAGCAAACGCCTTATATTCCATAATGACGACTACAAGGTCGATGTATCGATCGAGACAGCTAACACCCCTGATTACACAGTGCCTGTCGGCACAGGATTCGGCATCTTTGACATGGAGAGCGGGATGCGGACACATGCGGGCTCCACACTGCTTATTGACGCGAAACTCGAAAAGTTCACAGATAAAGATTCAAACAAATACCTGACAGGGCCTGTCAGATGGATAGCGCAGGAAGATAAGTACTTCACTGCCGCCATCATGCCTCAAACACCTGTAACCGGCGCAAGTTTCTGGAAAGAGGCTGACAGATCCGAGATAGGATTCAAGCTTGCCTCAGGAAGACAGAACCTTGTCCTTTATGCAGGCCCGAAAGAGCATGACAGGCTCAAGAACCTGAACATGGGCCTTGAGCATATTATAGATTTCGGCTGGTTCTCCATCGTCGCACAGCCGCTCTTCTGGGCTCTCAAGTTCCTGCATAAGTATGTCGGCAATTACGGATGGACGATCATTATCATGACGATCATCATCAGGATACCTTTCATCCCGCTTCTTCAGAAGAGCCAGCAGTCCATGAAGAAGATGCAGAAGATACAGCCGATGATGGCAGAGATAAAGGAGCAGTTCAAAAAAGACCCTCAAAGGCAGCAGAAAGAGATGATGGAGCTGTACAAAAAACACAAGGTCAATCCCCTTGGCGGCTGCCTGCCGATGCTGCTTCAGATACCTGTATTCATCGCGCTCTACAATGTGCTTCTTCAGACAATAGAACTTAGGGGCGCGCCCTTCACGCTCTGGATCACAGACCTCTCACTCAAAGACCCTTTTTACATACTCCCGATAGTAATGGGGCTCAGCATGGTCGTGCAGCAGAAGATGACCCCGACCACCATGGATCCTACACAGGCAAAGATAATGATGTTCCTGCCGATCGTCTTTACCGTCATGTTCCTGAACTTCCCGTCAGGGCTGGTCATCTACTGGTTCGTGAACAACCTCCTCGCCATCGGCCAGCAGTATTTCGTAAACAAACAACCTGAATAGAAATTATGGAAGTCCGACTTCCTTAATTAACATGTACGACCTCTTAGACTTTCTTGCAGAATTCTACGGATGGCTCTTTCTTAAGAAGAAGAAAAGAGAATTCACCGGCGATGAAGCGAGAAAGGCGTATATCTATTCATGGATCCTTCTGCTTTTATCAGTAATGGTTCTTATTTTTATTATTGTAAATTTATTTGTTTCATTAATTTCTCCGGCTTCACCACCTCAGACCTGACAACTCCCTTCTCTTTCTGTAAACTATCAGCATGCATCCTGAAGATACAATAGCGGCTATTTCAACTCCAACAGGGCACGGCGGGATCGGCATCGTCAGGCTCAGCGGGACGGACGCGCTGAAGATAGCTGACAAGATATTCGTCTCTGCGCGAAAGAAGAAACTCGCCAATATAAAGTCGCACAGGATCATCTACGGCAATATTGTTGGCCCTTCAACAAAAGAGACTGTTGACGAAGTGCTTGTCTCTGTGATGAAGGCTCCAGACACTTACACTAAAGAAAATATCGTTGAGATCAACTGTCACGGCGGGCCGGTATCTGTGCAAAGAATACTTGAGCTTCTCCTGAACGCAGGCGCACGGCTTGCCGACCCCGGAGAGTTCACGCGAAGGGCGTTCCTTAACGGAAGGATAGACCTTGCGCAGGCAGAGGCTGTGCTCGACACTATCAACTCGCTTACCGAACAGAGCCATAAAGCATCTCTCAATCAGCTTGAGGGCAGACTTTCTCAAAAGATTGGATTAATACGAGAGGAAATGCTTGACCTTACTGCAAATGTAGAGGCGTATATAGATTTTCCTGAGGATGATATCGAACCCGCATCAAAAGAGGAACTCAAAAATAAGGCGTTAAAGATAGGCGACAGCCTCAAAGCGCTTATTGATTCATCAAGGCACGGTGTTATCCTGCGAGAAGGTTTGAAGACAGCCATCATAGGCAGGCCGAATGTGGACAAGTCATCCCTGCTGAACGCTTTGCTTGAAAAAGACCGTGTCATTGTCACGGATATTCCCGGCACAACAAGGGATGTAATTGAAGAATACCTGAATATCAAAGGGCTGCCTGTAAAGGTGCTTGATACGGCAGGCATAAGAGAGTCGCATGACCTCGCGGAAAAAGAGGGCGTCAAGAGAAGCCTAAAGGCGATGAAGGACGCTGACCTCATCATCCTTCTCCTTGACGGAACCGAACCGCTTCACGATACAGATAAGCGGCTGATAAAAGAGACAGCTTCAAAAGATGTGATAATAGTTATAAACAAGACAGACCGCCCTTTAAAAATAAAATCAGATATGCTGCCGAAAGATAATCCGGCAGTAATGATATCAGCTATAAAAGGCGCTGGGCTTTCCGAATTAAAAGAGCGCATCCTTGAGAAGACATTACAGGGAGGCTCAATCTCCGGCGACGCCCTCGTAACCAACATCCGGCATATCAAGGCGCTGCAAAAGGCATCCGGCTCAATCAAGTCATTTAATTCAGGTCTGAAGAAAGGGCTCTCTCCTGAATTCCTCTCTATTGAACTCAGAGAGGCGCTTGACGCGATAGGAGAGATCCTCGGCATCACAACGACAGAAGATATCCTCAACAGGATATTCAGCAGCTTCTGTATCGGGAAATAGGTTTTTCTTTTTTAGTTTATAATCATAACCATGGACAGGCTCAAAAAAGTTCAGCGCGTACTTTATTACACATTAATCCTTAACATGCTCGTGGCCGGCGCAAAGATGTTCTACGGCTACATGACCAACTCCACGAGCATGCTCTCAGACGGCCTTCATTCCTTTCTTGACGGCACTTCAAATATCATCGGCCTTGTAGGCGTATGGATCGCATCACACCCTCCTGACAAACGCCATCCCTACGGCCACAGAAAATTTGAGACGCTCTCGACCATCGCTATCGCAGTCCTGATCATGATGGCAGGAATAGAGATATTAAAGAGGGCATACCACAGCTTCACCGTGCCGCACGAGATAGAAGTAACCTCTGTCAGTTTCCTAATCATGTTCGTAACCATGATCATAAATATAAGCGTTATGATCTATGAGACGAGAAAAGGCAGGGAGCTTAAGAGCGACTTTTTGCTGGCAGACGCGACTCACACAAAGACCGATATCTTTGTATCCTTTTCAGTAATCATAAGCCTTATCGCCGCAGCAGTTGGATACCAGTTCATTGATACCGTCGCCTCGCTCTTTATCGCCTTTCTGATAGCAAAAATGGGATTCGAGATATTAAAGCCTGCCGCAGATGTCCTTACCGACGCGGTCTGCATTGAGCCGAATGAGATAGAAAAAGTGGCATGCCGCCTTGAAGGCATCAAGGCTTGTCACGGCATAAGGACAAGGGGCAAGGAAGGCGCCGTCAATGTAGACCTGCATATACAGGTTGACCCGGAGATGAAGACAGGCGATGCCCATGAACTCGCGCACACAGTGGAAGACGCGATAAAAAAGGCGTTCCCTTCAGTCATCGATGTGGTGGTGCATATAGAGCCTTATAAGAAGTGAACATCAGAAGGCAGCCTCCGCGGCTGATGAACAAAGAGATTGCAGTATGAGTGGAAAAAAGATATTATAATTTATGCTTTTTGATCGTCAAAAACTCCTGCTCGCGCTGGTAAATGCACTCGGGGGCGAGATTGGTAATATGGATTTCCAGAAGTTGTTGCTCCTATATTGCCATGAAATTGAGGGGGCTCCGGCGTATGAATTCATTCCTTATAAATACGGCGCGTTTTCCTTTACGTCCTATGCCGACAAACGGAATTTAATTAAAAAAGGTCTGCTTGTTGATGAGGATCGGGAATGGCAATTAACACCGGAAGGAAGATCGGCAACGGTTGCAAACTCAAAAATATTGATTATGGAAGAGTTCGCAAGACGATATTCCGAACTCCGGGGAGATGCCCTTGTTGCTGAAACATATAAGCGTTATCCTTACTACGCAATTCGCAGTGAAATTATAGATCGGGTTCTTGTCG
This genomic stretch from Nitrospirota bacterium harbors:
- the yidC gene encoding membrane protein insertase YidC is translated as MEKRTLIAVVLSAFFLLAWYALFPPKPPVTVPVEQVQTQAETKIDENKAETPSPVPLPTDIVAETASTGSDVIVETDLYKAVLSTKGAVIKYWELKKYNDDKDMPVVLLKKPGAISPLSILFESSNRDLPQGLIYSSTGDRLVLSEGGIKDGEITFRYENQGVSISKRLIFHNDDYKVDVSIETANTPDYTVPVGTGFGIFDMESGMRTHAGSTLLIDAKLEKFTDKDSNKYLTGPVRWIAQEDKYFTAAIMPQTPVTGASFWKEADRSEIGFKLASGRQNLVLYAGPKEHDRLKNLNMGLEHIIDFGWFSIVAQPLFWALKFLHKYVGNYGWTIIIMTIIIRIPFIPLLQKSQQSMKKMQKIQPMMAEIKEQFKKDPQRQQKEMMELYKKHKVNPLGGCLPMLLQIPVFIALYNVLLQTIELRGAPFTLWITDLSLKDPFYILPIVMGLSMVVQQKMTPTTMDPTQAKIMMFLPIVFTVMFLNFPSGLVIYWFVNNLLAIGQQYFVNKQPE
- the mnmE gene encoding tRNA uridine-5-carboxymethylaminomethyl(34) synthesis GTPase MnmE, with protein sequence MHPEDTIAAISTPTGHGGIGIVRLSGTDALKIADKIFVSARKKKLANIKSHRIIYGNIVGPSTKETVDEVLVSVMKAPDTYTKENIVEINCHGGPVSVQRILELLLNAGARLADPGEFTRRAFLNGRIDLAQAEAVLDTINSLTEQSHKASLNQLEGRLSQKIGLIREEMLDLTANVEAYIDFPEDDIEPASKEELKNKALKIGDSLKALIDSSRHGVILREGLKTAIIGRPNVDKSSLLNALLEKDRVIVTDIPGTTRDVIEEYLNIKGLPVKVLDTAGIRESHDLAEKEGVKRSLKAMKDADLIILLLDGTEPLHDTDKRLIKETASKDVIIVINKTDRPLKIKSDMLPKDNPAVMISAIKGAGLSELKERILEKTLQGGSISGDALVTNIRHIKALQKASGSIKSFNSGLKKGLSPEFLSIELREALDAIGEILGITTTEDILNRIFSSFCIGK
- a CDS encoding cation transporter, with the translated sequence MDRLKKVQRVLYYTLILNMLVAGAKMFYGYMTNSTSMLSDGLHSFLDGTSNIIGLVGVWIASHPPDKRHPYGHRKFETLSTIAIAVLIMMAGIEILKRAYHSFTVPHEIEVTSVSFLIMFVTMIINISVMIYETRKGRELKSDFLLADATHTKTDIFVSFSVIISLIAAAVGYQFIDTVASLFIAFLIAKMGFEILKPAADVLTDAVCIEPNEIEKVACRLEGIKACHGIRTRGKEGAVNVDLHIQVDPEMKTGDAHELAHTVEDAIKKAFPSVIDVVVHIEPYKK